The Brasilonema sennae CENA114 genome includes a region encoding these proteins:
- the lptB gene encoding LPS export ABC transporter ATP-binding protein: MKIVLENVHKTYGKRVIVNRVNLSVAQGEIVGLLGPNGAGKTTTFYIATGLEKPDKGKVWLDNVDMTPLPMHRRARLGLGYLAQEASVFRQLSVRDNILLVLEQTNVPSWDWARRVDTLLREFRLEKVANNKGIQLSGGERRRTELARALAAGKEGPKFLFLDEPFAGVDPIAVSEIQQIVAQLRDRDMGILITDHNVRETLAITDRGYIMREGQILASGTSKELYNNPLVRQYYLGDNFQA, translated from the coding sequence GTGAAAATTGTCTTAGAAAATGTTCATAAAACTTATGGCAAGCGAGTCATTGTCAATCGCGTCAACCTTTCAGTCGCCCAAGGCGAAATCGTTGGGTTACTTGGTCCTAATGGCGCTGGTAAAACGACGACTTTTTACATAGCCACAGGTTTAGAAAAACCAGATAAGGGAAAAGTCTGGTTAGACAATGTAGATATGACTCCGCTACCAATGCACAGAAGGGCGCGACTAGGCCTTGGTTATTTGGCACAAGAAGCAAGTGTTTTTCGTCAACTCAGCGTGCGAGATAATATTCTTTTGGTGCTAGAACAAACAAATGTGCCAAGCTGGGATTGGGCAAGGCGAGTGGATACCTTGTTGCGGGAGTTTCGTTTAGAAAAAGTAGCCAACAACAAAGGAATTCAACTTTCTGGAGGTGAAAGACGCCGGACAGAATTGGCAAGGGCGTTGGCTGCTGGTAAAGAAGGACCAAAATTTTTATTTTTAGATGAACCATTTGCAGGAGTTGATCCCATAGCAGTCTCAGAAATTCAGCAAATTGTCGCGCAACTGCGCGATCGCGATATGGGCATTTTAATCACCGATCATAACGTCCGCGAAACTCTAGCCATCACAGATCGCGGATATATTATGCGTGAGGGGCAAATCCTTGCCTCCGGTACCTCCAAAGAACTCTACAATAACCCCCTTGTGCGGCAATACTATCTGGGCGATAACTTCCAAGCGTAA